In Labrus bergylta chromosome 1, fLabBer1.1, whole genome shotgun sequence, one genomic interval encodes:
- the LOC110004456 gene encoding CD209 antigen-like protein E isoform X1, protein MESEEQIYINIEELKGDKRYRPEETGTKPVRTDAVAGKQTETWPLFKVSTVCLGLLCFLLLTTAIVISILYKKDFNQLSRDLANHTAENHRLLVQYQNLTDERDKLQTSLTVGKCPDGWRRFGCSCYFFSTSVSTWSRSKQMCQLHGADLVIINSQSEMMFLNKVRAHSKFWIGMDGTSSSYSNWKWADGSSLKTTYWQDGHPQISHMRYSPSNQICAAFNSFAVGSFVRNIKSWTSESCNQFLRSVCKKEADMSLTSWQTQKTLQRKVSFS, encoded by the exons ATGGAGTCAGAAGAACAGATTTATATCAACATAGAGGAGCTGAAGGGAGACAAACGCTACAGACCAGAGGAAACTG GAACCAAGCCCGTGAGAACTGATGCTGTGGCtggaaaacaaactgaaacttggccactttttaaagtttctacGGTTTGTCTGGGCctgctgtgtttcctccttctgACCACGGCCATCGTAATCAGCATTCTCT ATAAAAAAGACTTTAATCAGCTGTCCAGAGACCTGGCCAATCACACAGCAGAGAATCACCGGCTCCTGGTCCAGTACCAGAACCTGACTGATGAAAGAGACAAGTTACAAACCAGTTTGACTGTTG GTAAGTGCCCTGATGGATGGAGGAGATTTGGTTGCAGTTGTTACTTCTTTTCAACATCAGTTAGCACATGGTCTCGCAGTAAACAGATGTGTCAACTCCACGGAGCAGACCTGGTGATCATAAACAGCCAGAGCGAGATG ATGTTTCTGAATAAGGTTAGAGCTCATTCAAAGTTTTGGATCGGTATGGATGGTACGTCATCCAGCTATAGTAACTGGAAGTGGGCTGATGGATCATCACTTAAAACTAC GTACTGGCAAGATGGACATCCTCAAATAAGCCACATGAGATATTCGCCTTCCAATCAAATTTGTGCAGCTTTTAACAGCTTTGCAGTTGGTTCGTTTGTGAGGAATATTAAGTCATGGACTAGTGAGTCCTGTAACCAATTCCTACGGTCAGTTTGTAAGAAGGAGGCTGACATGTCCCTAACGTCCTGGCAAACTCAAAAGACATTACAAAGAAAAGTTTCATTCTCATAA
- the LOC110004456 gene encoding CD209 antigen-like protein E isoform X2 has product MESEEQIYINIEELKGDKRYRPEETGTKPVRTDAVAGKQTETWPLFKVSTVCLGLLCFLLLTTAIVISILCKCPDGWRRFGCSCYFFSTSVSTWSRSKQMCQLHGADLVIINSQSEMMFLNKVRAHSKFWIGMDGTSSSYSNWKWADGSSLKTTYWQDGHPQISHMRYSPSNQICAAFNSFAVGSFVRNIKSWTSESCNQFLRSVCKKEADMSLTSWQTQKTLQRKVSFS; this is encoded by the exons ATGGAGTCAGAAGAACAGATTTATATCAACATAGAGGAGCTGAAGGGAGACAAACGCTACAGACCAGAGGAAACTG GAACCAAGCCCGTGAGAACTGATGCTGTGGCtggaaaacaaactgaaacttggccactttttaaagtttctacGGTTTGTCTGGGCctgctgtgtttcctccttctgACCACGGCCATCGTAATCAGCATTCTCT GTAAGTGCCCTGATGGATGGAGGAGATTTGGTTGCAGTTGTTACTTCTTTTCAACATCAGTTAGCACATGGTCTCGCAGTAAACAGATGTGTCAACTCCACGGAGCAGACCTGGTGATCATAAACAGCCAGAGCGAGATG ATGTTTCTGAATAAGGTTAGAGCTCATTCAAAGTTTTGGATCGGTATGGATGGTACGTCATCCAGCTATAGTAACTGGAAGTGGGCTGATGGATCATCACTTAAAACTAC GTACTGGCAAGATGGACATCCTCAAATAAGCCACATGAGATATTCGCCTTCCAATCAAATTTGTGCAGCTTTTAACAGCTTTGCAGTTGGTTCGTTTGTGAGGAATATTAAGTCATGGACTAGTGAGTCCTGTAACCAATTCCTACGGTCAGTTTGTAAGAAGGAGGCTGACATGTCCCTAACGTCCTGGCAAACTCAAAAGACATTACAAAGAAAAGTTTCATTCTCATAA